Below is a window of Ischnura elegans chromosome 1, ioIscEleg1.1, whole genome shotgun sequence DNA.
AGAACATGTCTCACCATCATGTCCCGGATCACGGGACATGTTACAAGAGAAACAATGATGCCCAAATTTTGCATCAGCACTCTAGTAATCGGGTAGCTAGTGTGAAGAAATAATCCCCATGTGGAAGATAAGTCTCAGGAAAACTTTGAACTCCTCTGCTGATACGGTTTTTCCAGTCCGCACATACGAGCTCTTTTGGAGACGCCACTAAGAAAGATTTCCTAGACAAATATGTTTGTGTCCTTGACAACTGACTGAAAAAAACCTACCCTTAAATAGGAGATCAAAATAACCTTGTGGCCTGTCTCCCACCCAAAAGAGATATTTGGAGGGTCCATCAGATTATCAACCCACGCAATACTGTTTGGTTGAGAGGGTGTTGAAGGTCGAGGTTCGGGGTAGGGCGAGGGAGAAGGAGGGGAAGTGGGGatgggagagggagggaaggaagaagcAAAGGTAGAGGTTGTGGTTAGGGGTGGAATACTGGAACCGCTGGCTCCAGAAAAAGGGCCTAATGACAGTTGCAATAAATATTGTCTCCATCCCATATGGGTCCCttacattttcttctccctcatCCTCGGAACCACTCTCCACATCAGTCTTTCCCTCATTTGCCAAATTGAGGAAAGAAATATATGTCCTCATAGTCTATTTCTGCCACCATATAGGTCTCCTTTGCAAAAGGAAACTGCTCTGAAAAGTAAATAATGTTACTGCAGTGTAGAGAAGAAATGTTTAGagctaaaaaaaattgtgtttattAAAACTTCCAAGAATATTAAAATGATTTACACCACTAGTATTAAATCGGAGAAAATTACGACCATATTTCAACGATAGTTATTCATGTTAACAATGCATAACAGCAGTACTATTATATAATGTTTGACGGTAAGTGAATTTGTGCCATGGGCAACCTATGCCAAACATCTTTCtggtggcttgcggggtactatgcGCACGTAGATAGAGGAAAATGGGTAGTTATTATGGCTACTGAATAATTTATGACATCAAAAGTCAGATCACACACTTCGGTCATGGTAAAGATAACACGTTTTTGAATTTTTCGTAAAGAAACTTGCATAATAAATCTTCGTTACGTTTAATTCTTTTGATGTATCACCAACTTCtaaatttattcacttttttgtCACCTTTCCATACATCACTATAAATATGAAGGCAATCaactaattaaaatgaaatacatatatgttATTTACACCGtgttggaatgaattttttttttccaccCTTGCGCCAGGTGCTACGgagaatttttcctttctctgaatgatttttttggagaaaaataaaatatcctaataTGTTAACATAGGCAGCAAAATGTAATTAATACGTATGAGGCTCAAAAAATGGAGAGCTATCCTTCTTTATAGttctttaaattttacaaataaagtaAGCAATAATGAGAAAAgtactaaaaaatatttaatatagaaTGCAAatgtattgtttaaaaaatgtgtatttaatgtaatttggcgtgaaaaaaattaaaacgataaAAAAGATAAAACGGTACCTATAAACTACAATATTATAAGTATCTcatccataaatattaataaaaaaataatgacatacaCTTGCGTGGAGTGCCAAATacatatgaacaaaaaataaagggAGGTTTCGAGCCCATAACTTCTGTTCatatactgctatttacaaatggtGCACACCGTATGAAAGAGGGAAGCCTGCTGAGTTACGTACGGAGGCAGAGAAGTTGGCTCCCGAACTCACTGGCATAGCACTTCAATAGTTGTGCTCTGCACTGAATGTGATAATGGTATCCTATCAATAGCATTCTGATCAAAATATTAACGTGAGTTCACCATGGATAACTTAAGTTATcgattcagtattttttaaaaggttGGTCCAAAAAATGTGTTGAGTGAATtacttttcaagttattaataaaataatgaaaattcattgtACACAGCCCCAGAATCTTTAATGTTAGTTATCAAAACCCAAGTGATAAAAGTAGAAATATGCTTAtgtccaggggcggatccaggatttctttctgggaggggcacaagcaaggccgtatccatgattttgttcaggggggggcacaaggatacctcgttatacaaaacgaacgaaatgataatgggaccgtattaaaaatctagcatatttataagggtctggggggggcacgtgcccccgtgcccccccccctggatccgcctatgcttatGTCCAAACCCCTTGTCAGCATATTTCTGCTTAATGaacaaaagatttattttatgtgtaatagctttctataaatacatacctatttgttgaaaaaatccaaGATCCTCTTTTGATGATAATTACGTTCATTAATGATAACTGTGGCCACACTCATGTAGTTAAGACTTCTATGGTCAGCACAAAGTATGACACAAGGATGTGGATATGCAATTGACCATGTGGCTAGTTCTGAAAACTTGTCAGTGCAGTTATGAGCTCTTACAATGAAGGGGGTGAACACCATATCTGATGGAAATTAAGAATACTATGGCCATCCATCGTACATATGTTGTTGTTTGCTGCCTGCTTTCATACATGTAAAAGGCACCCATATGGTGTTTTTAGTCATGGAAATGTACTGTGAGCAGCGCACTATAAAAAGTCAGTGTCTGAAAGTGGCCACTAGTGATGAATGGGGTGCCCTTTAAGAATGGACTTGTCGAAGTCGGTATGAATGCATTGAGAAGTAAATCCCTAGTTTTTTCTGTCAGAAAGTGGTATTTACAGAGATCACTTGAAATTGTCacagaaattctaatttttctttccttactCTACATCAAGTCTTTTAGAAGGAACTTACACAACTGAAGAGGTAGCGGAAATTATTCTAGAAATATGTCAATGTATTTGTGGTGACATTGAATCTGAACTCATCAATACATCTCACATGAATGTTCTACTCTTGAAGCAATTATTCACACAAGCGGAACATTTAGGCTTTGCACTAAAAGGAAATATATCAGAAATGCAAAATGGGTTAGTATGATAAACCACaacagaaatttttttggggaaaacgAATACATGGATTAAAAAGTTTGACTTATTTACTTACACTTATACATAATTGACTTTACAGAGATCTTTTAgaggaattcagggaaaaaggcCTTGGTGATATCTCTGAGAATTCTCCTGAGAAGTGCTCCACAAGTGATGACGATGGCAGAAGGAGGGCAGGGGATGATACTCACCCTGAGGTGAGTTGAAATTTATTGGTGATTTACTAAAGATTGAGAGTTTTAATCCCATTTACAGTGAAGACTTGTCAGACTCCACAGACATTACTGTCAACACTTGCTCCCAGTCTCTGGCAGCAATATACTGAAGGGCTGCTCCCTCTTTGAGTATCGAGTGTTCAAGAGACCCCATAGTTACTCCCTATTATTCCAAGTTCCCAGAATCaagaattcaataaaaataatggtaaatgtGAGGCCTGCTCGGCACAATCGATAGATGTCCATAGATTGTGCCGAGGGTGTTGTGCTTGCCTCCTTCATTCCTGCTTAACTGTCATATCCGAGGGATACAAATGTAATGTAATCTTGTCTACTGCAGGTGTCTGCCTATGTTACTTGTAACTAGCCCTAGTGCCATTGGTAAACATGATGATTAAGGGTGTGCTATACCTCCGAGAAAAGTGTTTCTACAGACTTCAGTTTGCTCGCCATTTGTTAGTATACACTCtagagagaacttgttttggatatggtttaagctaagattacaGTTAtcggcaaatgaaaaaattatttgtaaagcaATTGTTACTAATTGGTTATTGGCGctcaaaaacacaataaaacgccagTTTTCTCAATGtgattctaccacgtagaaaacacgatttgaattttttttttttgtagatgagaacattcatccttcttcttggaaataagatacgtttcatgaatgCCATCTTTGTAATAACCACCCTGTAGCTCAAATTCctgagcgtgttttctcaacgagAAGCGATCGATCCTTTCTTACGCTCTTTTTTTCCATGGCGCTGCTGGTgatgatcccccactctcgaggAAAGAGCTACCCACCCCatagcagtctctctcactacttcccctccatcgtctcttgttTCCCCTCCATCTGTGTTGTTTCCCCTCTATGCTTTCACCGACCCATGTCGGTCTGACACGTGGTCGGACCCCAGCAggccaacattttttttttctttatcatccgAAGCCCCGTGTTCTTGTGTTGTGAGCAGTGTGTTTGAAACGAGGCTAGTgtgagttttcaagttttctgttcttatgcatggaaagtgaaaggaaatcaaagaggaagaaGAGTATGGAGGCCAATTGAGGAGagaagaggaagcatatcttttgtgggaaggtggaaaagaagtactaggaataatggtgagtatataaatcatttttaagtgtgctacattattaacagtttgtATATCTTTGGAcgcgtattttcatccacgtaaaatctttaaaaacgcGATGCAGCcaataaatagactatcaaattattttaaccattttagtcttTCCAAACCTGCAACTAAAGATGTTATTTACACTgaagaaggagaaactgcttcaAAGTAAGTACCTCTTGATAATGTAGTGGCTatgattataatatattaattttttgtaaccaagcattgaaaataagatgaatctagaaaatatactgcacattatcagttaGGTTCTAGGTTACACAATTGCCTTTTAAGTTTTTGCTGaagctaaccaagaataaatatttcaccgagtataGAGtataatataatgtgcatatcttcatttcatgtctaaatattttcaaaagtaaccgttatgccATCAAAACACGAAATGAAAGGTATCACGTCTGTTTATTTGACTCGCATTTCCGACAAATATGTTTCTTAATAACTTGCCACCGAGGGAGAAAACTTggagaagttattttcttatgCAAAAATATTCTGATAATTAAAATTACTACTATTAATTATTACGCGAGTCACTCAAGATAAAGAATTGGAACTTAAACTACTGTATCattaagcaggggttgatgtttggttgATGTAATACAGTTATGACGTCTAGTTGACCAAATTTAATCGTTATCTATCTCCTATTTGTGTAAATTagcttgttgtatgcaaaaaaaatagataCATGAGATCCAATAAACCTGCAAACcaagttttacaagtataagacaagaattttatttGTGTAGCCAGGGACGGAtctaagatttttttctgggaggggcacaagcaaggctgtatccaggattttgttctgggtggggcacaaggatacctcgtaatacaaaacgaacgcaatgataatgggaccgtattaaaaatcttgcatatttttgagggtctgggggggggcacgtgcccccgtccccccccTTGGATCCGCCTATGTGTGTAGCGGTAGTGACGAGAAAACAaccaatacacacggataaaataagaattgtcaagtgagagtgaagacctatcctttaagtacccctggtacttatgcgcctaCCCTatacactaaaaatggacgttcgctttgtgtaagtacttaattttttcattaactatatgagctacagcgacaatttttggtatatatcaacataatgatgcaaaattattaataatacattaacgTGCTTGATATTGCAATccatttttgtaatattctctgataaatggtactgtgacataaatgtcacattgggcggatccctatgcaaatcttcaaagtttcgaattttatgctctagttagaatttattgcatttcaacgttttttccttcgcattctcgccaaaagatttattatttatcaattaatcgataatttgcgtgtattaaattttattcctgtaattacttttgaattaaaatttttaataatgttgatatcgatagctcagagatatttcgCTGTGAAGCTtacggaaaacgaagactttgacgaagtataatcaatataccttgagccaccagaagcaataattgtcactgatgaggacattgcagatgaccaggctggagGACTAGTGGAAAATtgaacgggaagacaacttcgggcaagagttgagcttgttttgcagcttgataatgataatactaatgaatttcaagagaagtctgGAAGAATTTTGTACCTTACacgtaaggaaaaggattcgaagtcaacgaagcttacattacttctccaacagaaaaaagtaaaaatagaagcaGCCAATTGGCGACGGGAAGTTCTTTTTGTAAGgttaggttattccccgaaacagatcttcctgaattgaggaaaaaatcatgTGTACAcatttgaaatggtttttttcggatgacatttttttctcacagcagaataagataattatactacgtttattgttttttcatctcctagtatcagtatagaggagatgaaaattttcattggaattttactgttatgggGTTGTAACAaggttccatccaagcgatgctcctgggaagattctggggatgTTTACAACTCAATGCCTGCTGTAGCCAAGCAAAGGAATAGATTCCTTGTGATAAGTAAATACCCttactgtgcagacaatacgatgcctggcatgaaagacaaattgtgggagctacgcccgtagatcactaaattgaaaaaacGTTTCAGGGAGATTTTTCCCAttgagaaaactctcttttggcaggagtatgattacgtattttggtatccatccttgcatgcaattcattcggcggaagacgatcagttttggtggtggtggtggaatatttttccttggcttttggatgtagctgtttaTAACCTGAAGCTGTTCACAAGCGAAATCTGGTCCTtacatgtcacaattagagatcaggcgtgtaatagtgcaaacataactgaccatacatcgatgcgaAGCCAAGtgtagccgccgtactacttcattttcaacagaggcagacagtgaaatatgttatgatgctaatgatcaattagtccctgttttactaaataaaagatggcgtcgccgtgctggacaaaacttaccactcaaaatggtacgtatacgccggcattgaactctaaatcaatctatagtttatttgaaacaaattgattcaaatttcattcaattttatactgtattacactCTAATGTGTtgtgagaataattttcaaatatatatatttattctgtgttttccaaaattgggaaatgcattttcaactgttttacttattagccatgtagaaatattatttaaatgtaccatCAACAAAtacattgattgtgtcaattcgaggttctgtaatttcataacactcctgacgaaaactttacataaatttaaaataatttttcttgttgtgtatttgacaagtttataatataaacattataaatttaaatattccacatttgtgagataacattgaaaaatccagaaaatttgtaCATCTTAAAACATCacactttactttaaaaaatttataaatcgcGGGCagtggaactctgaaaattattgctaaatttttaaacaatttactttaaatttaaacaaaagcttgaaaatagtgtacgtaaataataatatgtttttctagtgttttttatcattgaaatgaactgtgcagctcaaatgcgaaaaatatttgctttttctggggaaatattaccttgcactaAAAgtcaacagatccgcccaatgtgacatttatgtcacagtctgtatctcggaaactacacaaccgatcaatgtaatattttcagaatgtagtaaataTGAGACCCTTAGCATTCCCCTAGAATttcaattattaatctcaaaaaaatattttgggcggatccaggttaaagtgtctcaatcttgataataatactacgattgactgatcaaattcgatatgttaatcatgtttcatggtcaggcacacgcagactcttagtctacgcatttctctacacacggATATTccaagtgtagtaattggtccgtaatatatgatgacacattgaccaatattttccattttaatggagGAATTCTGctattttgtctaagcgtttcaatttcagtgatagcttgggatgctgtattcgaaaaaggacgaataaaataacttgcatttctaatgaaCTCAGAATGAACCATctacgaaaattatctgatttgtaactcgaggttcggttcccacacaaaattagggcacatgccatatgcttcgaaatatgagtttgccattggaattttacttaaggaaacatttctatggcaaataggctttcaatttatggcaatggctctcaatagactacgctcacctcATTTGAAtctatgtgaataataaagtaaaagtgaaaataacgtgtttcagtgggtatttattttgtctttatgtatttaaaaccaagtgcattatacagtggaaccccgatctatcgttcctgcaCTCATTGTtagccgttcctggtcccaaataaagttccgtaaaggcaatgtaattttttcccgcatccatcattctccgaagtatcgttttccctcattgattgtttgaagatcgcggtcctgtcgtataattttcctgcatccatcgtttgacgaaaatgagatgaagtgtttacaacgtgttgtttgtggctaataatgacagacacccccaggagattgaattactatagggagaagctgagtgccgtgcgatagttacattagcgcatttcccaagatccgctatccccctccactcagaactcgcctcctctgaagctttcctcttcttcgaaataaaaaaaaaaggtctcagctcgcgGATTGGatgtaattttctttattttaaactacatgtTGATAGCATTACtgttaaaattctctctcatttcacaggcctgtatagtcggctttcgaactcaaaaggtcGAGTTTATTAAAGTGATGAACAGATACTGTATTTGTTCCAGAAGCAGGACTACAAAGTCGGAGGTGAAAGAGCTATGCTACAAAAATTGGAACAAAtcctcgacagcaatggaagcCGATATTTATTAGTCGAAGGGTTCAAAACAGGTATAAAGATGAGCAAATTTAATATCATTGGTTAATTGGtacgataatataaggcacggaataCTTCAGTTTTATTGTCctggaagatactataatactgTCATTTCATTCACAGGTGCTGGTGACAGCAGCGTTACGAATAAATGGATTGAAGTACTGCCCTACGGTATCAAATGCCCAGTagttagagtgcataaatcatttattgtgcaattACTGCAACAGGGTgagggaaatcgcaaagaaatCAAACATAATACGGGAAGGGTGTCAGTCACTTTGCGTCAGAATAGTGAGACAATATCCCTCGGAAAGGGACACCTTTTTGTTCCTCGGCCGTCACAGtaatttgagcaaagctgataatttgaatccacacccccttgatagtgttgtaaaatgatataatgtcaggaagcattttgttaccacatGAGGCATTAATACTTGAGTCATGGATAATGGTAGAAATAagtactacatggattttattggaACTTcggtattacaacgcggaaatgtcgggagtaaagccaatAAGGGAAGgatgtaaaggcctgtttacacggtacattaacacgtacgggttaatgtctaaatgtatgaacgcgagaatgaacgccaaaatgcaccgtgtaaccacccaacttgtgcgaatgcatgcacagaaaatagaacctattctatttggttcatgcattcatacatgtgccgttccggtccacaaaaatcattcacgcaaacgtacattaactcgtacgtgttaatgtatcgtgtaaacaggccttaaggctagggcgtacccaggatcttaactaggggggggcaagccatggtatgGGAGGGTGGGGGCAAGCCAATTTGTGACATTTtaccatggaaaaggtgaatgaaaccaatattataagaaaattataacagcgttttattagtttatgatgttatttcctagaaaaatagttttatttaagttacatatcttataataataaatatcatttttcgtgggtttaaagaaaatttgttgaatactttcgtttcaattcggtaatgattttttaaaaagacttttgtgatttttgcttgtGGAGGaagggcagctgcctccccccccccccctacccctcgctgggtacgcccatgatgcaaggttctattttttcctgggagaaattcaggaggaacgtctgctttgttcttactcatggTCCTTACTATAGCCAATCATTTTTTGAAGAAGTTCTATTGCTAAAAGTATGCTGGTACACCAGttgtcactggtaatatttcttcctccgcattcaatgtgctctgctaagcgtttaacaatttcatgaggtgaattggattctt
It encodes the following:
- the LOC124160398 gene encoding leucine zipper transcription factor-like protein 1 isoform X5 yields the protein MPTIFKYFRLIQAVISYVRGLLEGTYTTEEVAEIILEICQCICGDIESELINTSHMNVLLLKQLFTQAEHLGFALKGNISEMQNGDLLEEFREKGLGDISENSPEKCSTSDDDGRRRAGDDTHPEAEKTMNLELAHENLKKILYKKNEVIKGLRERLKIYEEKE
- the LOC124160398 gene encoding leucine zipper transcription factor-like protein 1 isoform X2 is translated as MSAMKMAFKVSRIDLQTLFTVEKNVFSLSINSSLLEGTYTTEEVAEIILEICQCICGDIESELINTSHMNVLLLKQLFTQAEHLGFALKGNISEMQNGDLLEEFREKGLGDISENSPEKCSTSDDDGRRRAGDDTHPEAEKTMNLELAHENLKKILYKKNEVIKGLRERLKIYEEKE
- the LOC124160398 gene encoding leucine zipper transcription factor-like protein 1 isoform X1, encoding MNHSHNRFLVEYMEFAKFQRTQHVKAIENCFKRYVDNRLLEGTYTTEEVAEIILEICQCICGDIESELINTSHMNVLLLKQLFTQAEHLGFALKGNISEMQNGDLLEEFREKGLGDISENSPEKCSTSDDDGRRRAGDDTHPEAEKTMNLELAHENLKKILYKKNEVIKGLRERLKIYEEKE
- the LOC124160398 gene encoding leucine zipper transcription factor-like protein 1 isoform X3, giving the protein MAFKVSRIDLQTLFTVEKNVFSLSINSSLLEGTYTTEEVAEIILEICQCICGDIESELINTSHMNVLLLKQLFTQAEHLGFALKGNISEMQNGDLLEEFREKGLGDISENSPEKCSTSDDDGRRRAGDDTHPEAEKTMNLELAHENLKKILYKKNEVIKGLRERLKIYEEKE
- the LOC124160398 gene encoding leucine zipper transcription factor-like protein 1 isoform X4; this encodes MNEINLSIIFEIFYWAAACPPCLLEGTYTTEEVAEIILEICQCICGDIESELINTSHMNVLLLKQLFTQAEHLGFALKGNISEMQNGDLLEEFREKGLGDISENSPEKCSTSDDDGRRRAGDDTHPEAEKTMNLELAHENLKKILYKKNEVIKGLRERLKIYEEKE